A single Oncorhynchus tshawytscha isolate Ot180627B linkage group LG01, Otsh_v2.0, whole genome shotgun sequence DNA region contains:
- the LOC112244555 gene encoding tumor-associated calcium signal transducer 2 has protein sequence MTIWIALLLATFAVGASAQCKCESMKWATCDGTPCQCSIMVDTGITQNLDCSTLIPKCYLMKAEMYRAKNNLSTRTGGKPVETAFVDNDGIYDPICEATGAFRAKQCNNTEECWCVNSAGVRRTDKGDKNLKCEKLVETYWVRLELKHKEASKAVDTSKLQAAIANAMETRYSFDKALVKEVKYDPDARMIIVDVQKVKGDRKADLSRMAYYMEKDVKVLPLFANQEKFAPSVDGQKLEMENILVYYVDEEAPTFTMKRLTGGIIAVIVVVILAVVAGLLVLFFARKREQKYSKAEPREMEAL, from the exons ATGACGATTTGGATTGCACTTCTTCTTGCGACTTTCGCAGTGGGTGCCTCAGCTCAAT GCAAATGTGAAAGTATGAAGTGGGCTACATGCGATGGCACCCCTTGCCAGTGTAGCATTATGGTTGACACTGGTATAACACAAAACCTGGACTGCTCTACAT TGATCCCCAAATGCTACCTGATGAAGGCAGAGATGTACCGTGCTAAGAACAACCTGTCCACTCGTACTGGAGGAAAGCCAGTCGAGACCGCCTTTGTGGACAATGATGGTATCTATGATCCGATCTGTGAGGCCACTGGTGCATTCCGTGCCAAACAGTGCAACAACACTGAGGAGTGTTGGTGTGTCAACAGTGCTGGCGTGCGCAGAACCGACAAGGGAGACAAGAACCTCAagtgtgagaagcttgtggagaCCTA ttggGTTCGCCTGGAGCTCAAGCACAAGGAAGCGAGCAAAGCCGTGGACACTTCTAAGTTGCAAGC TGCCATTGCAAATGCCATGGAGACCCGTTACAGCTTTGACAAGGCCCTTGTGAAGGAGGTGAAGTATGACCCTGATGCTCGCATGATCATCGTCGATGTCCAGAAGGTGAAGGGAGACCGCAAAGCCGACCTATCGCGTATGGCCTACTACATGGAGAAAGAT GTCAAGGTGCTGCCCCTGTTCGCGAACCAAGAAAAGTTTGCACCCAGTGTGGACGGTCAGAAGCTGGAGATGGAGAACATCTTGGTGTACTATGTGGACGAGGAGGCCCCCACCTTCACCATGAAGAGGCTGACCGGGGGCATTATCGCAGTCATTGTGGTGGTCATCCTGGCTGTGGTCGCTGGACTGCTGGTCCTTTTCTTTGCGAGGAAGCGAGAGCAGAAGTACAGCAAGGCAGAG CCCAGAGAGATGGAGGCCCTGTAG